One region of Catenuloplanes indicus genomic DNA includes:
- the ychF gene encoding redox-regulated ATPase YchF — protein MSLSIGIVGLPNVGKSTLFNALTKNDVLAANYPFATIEPNVGVVGLPDERLDKLASLFESQKVIPAPVSFVDIAGLVRGASKGQGRGNAFLANIRDASAICQVVRAFSDPNVVHVDGKVSPKDDIETINTELILADLQTLEKAIPRLEKEAKLKKDRAGVAAAAKAAAELLNGGTTLYAGAAAAGIEVDELRELHLLTAKPFLYVFNVDEEELANEEFLASLRELVAPAEAVFMDAKIESELIDLPEEEARELLESIGQTEPGLNQLIRVGFRTLGLQTYLTAGPKEARAWTVPIGATAPEAAGVIHSDFQRGFIKAEIVSFDDLTAAGSMSAAKAAGKVRMEGKDYVMQDGDVVEFRFNV, from the coding sequence GTGAGTCTCAGCATCGGCATCGTCGGCCTGCCCAACGTCGGCAAGAGCACCCTGTTCAACGCCCTGACCAAGAACGACGTGCTCGCGGCGAACTACCCGTTCGCCACCATCGAGCCCAACGTCGGCGTGGTCGGGCTGCCGGACGAGCGGCTGGACAAGCTGGCGTCGCTCTTCGAGTCGCAGAAGGTCATTCCGGCGCCGGTCTCGTTCGTCGACATCGCCGGCCTGGTCCGCGGCGCGTCCAAGGGCCAGGGCCGCGGCAACGCGTTCCTGGCGAACATCCGCGACGCCTCCGCGATCTGCCAGGTCGTCCGCGCGTTCTCCGACCCGAACGTGGTGCACGTCGACGGCAAGGTCTCGCCGAAGGACGACATCGAGACGATCAACACCGAGCTCATCCTCGCCGACCTGCAGACGCTGGAGAAGGCCATCCCGCGCCTGGAGAAGGAGGCGAAGCTCAAGAAGGACCGGGCCGGTGTCGCCGCCGCCGCGAAGGCCGCCGCCGAGCTGCTCAACGGAGGAACCACGCTCTACGCGGGCGCCGCCGCGGCCGGCATCGAGGTCGACGAGCTGCGCGAGCTGCACCTGCTCACCGCGAAGCCGTTCCTCTACGTCTTCAACGTCGACGAGGAGGAGCTGGCGAACGAGGAGTTCCTCGCCTCGCTGCGCGAGCTGGTCGCTCCGGCCGAGGCCGTCTTCATGGACGCCAAGATCGAGTCTGAGCTGATCGACCTCCCCGAGGAGGAGGCGCGCGAGCTGCTGGAGTCGATCGGCCAGACCGAGCCCGGCCTCAACCAGCTGATCCGCGTCGGCTTCCGCACGCTCGGCCTGCAGACCTACCTGACGGCCGGCCCGAAGGAGGCCCGCGCCTGGACGGTCCCGATCGGCGCCACCGCCCCCGAGGCCGCCGGCGTCATCCACTCCGACTTCCAGCGCGGCTTCATCAAGGCGGAGATCGTCAGCTTCGACGACCTCACCGCCGCCGGCTCCATGTCCGCCGCCAAGGCCGCTGGCAAGGTCCGCATGGAGGGCAAGGACTACGTCATGCAGGACGGCGACGTGGTGGAGTTCCGCTTCAACGTCTGA
- a CDS encoding Type 1 glutamine amidotransferase-like domain-containing protein, with the protein MAADEPTIVATSMVFRRAGAGPYDWAAGPVYRYAGELAKTGRRRPRLCFLGQAGGDDIGPRAALYAALNAEGFEVSHLALFPMPNHRDVRAHLLAQDVIWVGGGSVANMMAVWRVHDLPSVLHEAWQSGVVMGGVSAGSICWTLGGTTDSFGPDLRAFTDGLGWLPYANGVHYDAEEQRRPLMHRLMREGVLAPHGYATDNGAGLVFRGTTLAEAIADRDAAGAYELRRTGAGDIVETPLPIVRI; encoded by the coding sequence GTGGCGGCGGACGAGCCGACGATCGTGGCGACCAGCATGGTGTTCCGGCGGGCGGGGGCGGGACCGTACGACTGGGCAGCGGGACCGGTCTACCGGTATGCCGGGGAGCTGGCGAAGACCGGTCGGCGGCGGCCGCGGCTGTGCTTTCTCGGGCAGGCCGGCGGGGACGACATCGGCCCGCGGGCGGCCCTCTACGCGGCGCTGAACGCGGAGGGGTTCGAGGTCTCGCATCTCGCGCTGTTCCCGATGCCGAATCACCGGGACGTACGCGCGCATCTGCTGGCGCAGGACGTCATCTGGGTCGGCGGCGGCAGCGTGGCGAACATGATGGCGGTCTGGCGGGTGCACGACCTGCCGTCGGTGCTGCACGAGGCGTGGCAGAGCGGCGTGGTGATGGGTGGTGTCTCCGCGGGCAGCATCTGCTGGACGCTCGGCGGGACCACGGACAGCTTCGGGCCGGACCTGCGCGCGTTCACCGACGGGCTGGGCTGGCTGCCGTACGCGAACGGCGTCCACTACGACGCTGAGGAGCAGCGGCGGCCGCTGATGCACCGGCTGATGCGCGAGGGCGTGCTGGCACCGCACGGTTATGCCACGGACAACGGCGCCGGGCTGGTCTTCCGCGGCACCACGCTCGCCGAGGCGATCGCCGACCGGGATGCCGCCGGCGCCTACGAGCTGCGCCGCACCGGCGCCGGCGACATCGTCGAGACGCCGCTGCCGATCGTCCGGATCTGA
- a CDS encoding PH domain-containing protein — MAQATYDRKEQLKQIESGLLEGEDIIAVYDAVGVGTGFIGLTNRRVIIQDKSFVGKKFAITSIPYSKVTSVSVVSNASWAGSFFGSSTIAINVGTHTYEVEFRGDHKAHHVHNVILFYIS; from the coding sequence ATGGCACAGGCGACCTATGACCGCAAGGAACAGCTGAAGCAGATCGAGAGCGGCCTGCTGGAGGGCGAGGACATCATCGCCGTCTACGACGCGGTCGGCGTCGGCACCGGCTTCATCGGCCTGACCAACCGCCGCGTGATCATCCAGGACAAGTCCTTCGTGGGCAAGAAGTTCGCGATCACCAGCATCCCGTACTCCAAGGTGACCAGCGTCAGCGTGGTCAGCAACGCGTCCTGGGCCGGCTCCTTCTTCGGCTCCAGCACCATCGCCATCAACGTCGGCACGCACACCTACGAGGTGGAGTTCCGCGGCGACCACAAGGCCCACCACGTGCACAACGTCATTCTCTTCTACATCTCGTAG